In Nicotiana tabacum cultivar K326 chromosome 11, ASM71507v2, whole genome shotgun sequence, a single window of DNA contains:
- the LOC107810021 gene encoding uncharacterized protein LOC107810021 — translation MDEQEGVSRVNSVSEPTVGNTVDETLVENLRCEGQAYSEGDGGEIMVEVVGSDVFVDGVCGDGAELGHEGSGKGVDAYRDSLSRDAEDSSGNTGNGVEVVLDVARSSGDVSVTSSAEIVPNVTACTVVQQVSFSDAEGNVVRSTESVGLTSPDVVGDVSKAVDNEAVSETADRVLEQVNIRVSEEGNVVGSSVSVKGSADLTLQRVGLSDDGVWNPGIEPLSGSSSFVPQDSSNIEASNLRLDSSEKDETSVTEMVGQASDKDVANHARDQISDHLAERVVSGDGELVEKIHSEVETMETDAPDQEKDDLSNKDENSHTDVETMETDVHDQEKDNLSNKDENSRTDVEPMETDVYDQDGGFPNKDNNSNSVDDTVSLRPNSPIPEDKGGAIRVVSGDSRLSVDHTPVVHDHSLGINGNTAPSYPGKQEHSLKENLAAENGAIGSSCEKANHAEVRVFKVDAMHEEKSDLALCAQPEASHLQTQTGNLKEVSMDGSEVSILKIPVSSDKDGILSGSDELPNIQPKVADGISEISSDDLPLSSEQASAHDPGNFEEMEVEGVRHETTGTMTFPMNDESLNVVKVDARLENDAGIEPLETSHEPACRTDGDSVEMDRDGDAQLGTATTSLSCTVDKNILIAETTVSIETMASTGEMNTMDETNRVTHFLPEGLDGNMSLQRVENESLLPFDDYAGKEGDPKVTAVSSNDDVMTETSLLQDTDKTSDSDAVNEKSPLLLEENDLKVEAEQKVETKDTALREDPTQAHVLAHNAEGVSTGKHSDITKESESTANQEGVVERDHILALEMDHEAGNAATADKMSIEENNFNVEGAIKSRTVTNSGADVPPPVEENSINVEGAIKSQTVTNSGADVPPPVGDQIVETCISHTSNAETNQANEYQDSSKADEGLVFRAHAAVMKVADEPEKGEVETCISHTSNAETNQANEYRDSLKADEGLVFRADAAETKVAGEQEKGEVEKLHADTVQESSEQDKGTEEVASKTSHTVMLNEKPVSLLKMQPGYLIPPQTDEDEYSISDLVWGKVRSHPWWPGQIFDPSDASEKAIKYHKKDSFLVAYFGDRTFAWNDASVLRPFCSNFSQIEKQSNSETFQNAISCALEEVSRRVELGLACSCTPEDSYDEISCQIVENTGICEESSKRYGVDKSTGVTSFGPDKLMHYMKALALSPTCRADRLDLTIARAQLVAFCRFKGYRLPPEFLLSGELLENDAEVPQADSATDEKGHASEDSEQHPTGKVSAHKRKHGSKGISQTKKKERSMSELMVDVEYEYSLHCEDDQDGKPFTSSKKRKAVDSLTDGSDKRTSVYAAKVSPRASVSPKPSFRIGECIQRAASQLTRSASLLKCNSDQTGADVQLQDSPNGKVVTPTELPSPNELLSQLQLVAWAPLKSYNFLKTITSFFSGFRNSVVLSQHSRRQNSSAGRPSGGRKRKASQTVAGLAEEFEFDDVNDSYWTDRIVQNHGEEQLLQNGQSGEGERQLTVHDPEKPSKPGRRPYSRKRKSSADDDTTPGVPPEDIEKRKHEPAELILNFAEGGPLPSEMNLNKMFRRFGPLKELETEVYQESSRARVVFKRGSDAEVAHSSVGKFNIFGSRQVTYELSYTPVISFKPMLITLAADLEGAI, via the coding sequence ATGGATGAGCAAGAAGGAGTAAGTAGAGTCAACAGTGTTTCAGAGCCCACTGTGGGTAATACTGTTGATGAAACCCTAGTAGAGAATTTGCGATGTGAGGGGCAGGCTTATAGTGAGGGGGATGGTGGGGAGATAATGGTGGAGGTGGTAGGCTCTGATGTGTTTGTTGATGGGGTTTGTGGTGATGGTGCTGAATTGGGGCATGAGGGATCGGGAAAAGGAGTTGACGCTTATAGGGATTCTCTGTCAAGGGATGCTGAGGACTCATCTGGGAATACTGGAAatggtgttgaagttgtacttGATGTTGCAAGGTCATCTGGGGATGTTTCTGTGACGTCTAGTGCTGAAATTGTTCCGAATGTAACAGCTTGTACTGTCGTACAGCAAGTCAGCTTCAGTGATGCTGAGGGTAATGTTGTCAGGAGCACTGAATCTGTTGGTTTGACTTCACCTGATGTTGTGGGTGATGTTTCCAAGGCAGTGGACAATGAGGCTGTGAGTGAAACAGCTGATAGAGTTTTGGAGCAAGTCAACATCAGAGTTAGTGAGGAGGGGAATGTTGTGGGAAGCTCTGTATCTGTTAAAGGGAGTGCTGATTTGACACTGCAAAGAGTGGGTCTTTCTGATGATGGGGTGTGGAATCCTGGAATTGAACCTCTGTCTGGATCTTCTTCATTTGTGCCCCAAGACAGTTCTAATATTGAGGCTAGCAATTTGAGATTGGATtcttctgaaaaagatgaaactTCAGTCACAGAGATGGTTGGCCAGGCTAGTGACAAAGATGTTGCCAATCATGCAAGGGATCAGATATCAGATCATCTAGCTGAAAGAGTTGTGTCAGGGGATGGTGAGTTGGTAGAAAAAATACATTCAGAGGTTGAAACCATGGAAACCGATGCCCCTGATCAAGAGAAAGATGACTTGAGCAACAAGGATGAGAATTCACATACTGATGTTGAAACCATGGAAACCGATGTCCATGATCAAGAGAAAGATAACTTGAGCAACAAGGATGAGAATTCACGTACGGATGTTGAACCCATGGAAACTGATGTGTATGATCAAGATGGTGGGTTCCCTAACAAGGATAATAATAGCAATTCTGTTGATGACACAGTTTCTTTGAGACCAAACAGTCCAATCCCTGAAGATAAGGGAGGGGCTATCAGGGTAGTTAGTGGTGATTCAAGATTATCAGTTGACCACACCCCAGTTGTACATGATCACTCCTTAGGCATCAATGGTAACACTGCGCCATCGTACCCTGGGAAGCAAGAACATAGCTTGAAGGAAAATTTGGCAGCAGAGAATGGGGCTATTGGTTCTTCTTGTGAAAAAGCAAACCATGCTGAGGTTCGGGTATTTAAGGTTGATGCCATGCATGAAGAAAAAAGCGATCTTGCTTTATGTGCACAGCCAGAAGCTTCTCATTTGCAAACCCAAACTGGCAATCTTAAGGAGGTGTCTATGGATGGTAGTGAGGTCTCAATTTTAAAGATACCAGTATCCAGCGATAAAGATGGGATCTTAAGTGGTTCAGACGAGTTGCCAAATATACAGCCTAAGGTAGCAGATGGAATTAGTGAAATTTCTAGTGATGATCTCCCACTGTCTTCTGAACAGGCGAGTGCTCATGATCCAGGAAACTTTGAGGAGATGGAAGTCGAGGGGGTTCGTCATGAGACAACTGGCACTATGACTTTTCCCATGAATGATGAAAGTCTGAATGTAGTGAAGGTTGATGCCAGGTTGGAAAATGACGCTGGAATTGAACCCTTGGAAACCTCTCATGAACCAGCTTGCAGAACTGATGGAGATAGTGTTGAAATGGACAGGGATGGGGATGCCCAGCTTGGAACTGCCACAACAAGCTTAAGTTGCACCGtggataaaaatattttaatagctGAAACAACAGTGTCCATAGAGACTATGGCTAGCACAGGAGAGATGAACACGATGGATGAAACAAACAGAGTAACCCACTTCCTGCCGGAAGGCTTGGACGGGAACATGTCGCTGCAGCGTGTTGAGAACGAGAGCTTATTGCCTTTTGATGACTATGCAGGAAAAGAAGGCGATCCCAAGGTGACTGCAGTGTCATCTAACGATGATGTTATGACTGAGACTTCATTACTTCAGGATACTGACAAAACTTCAGATTCTGATGCTGTTAATGAGAAGTCGCCTCTTTTACTGGAAGAAAATGACTTAAAGGTCGAGGCTGAACAGAAAGTGGAGACTAAGGACACTGCTCTTAGAGAGGATCCTACTCAAGCTCATGTTTTGGCTCACAATGCAGAAGGTGTTAGTACAGGAAAGCATTCAGATATTACCAAAGAATCTGAATCCACTGCAAATCAAGAGGGTGTAGTGGAGCGTGATCATATACTTGCTCTTGAGATGGATCATGAGGCTGGGAATGCAGCAACTGCTGATAAAATGTCAATTGAAGAAAACAACTTTAATGTAGAGGGTGCTATAAAATCTCGAACTGTAACAAATTCTGGTGCTGATGTCCCTCCTCCAGTTGAAGAAAACAGCATTAATGTAGAGGGTGCTATAAAATCTCAGACTGTAACAAATTCTGGTGCTGATGTCCCTCCTCCAGTTGGAGATCAAATTGTAGAAACTTGTATTTCTCATACCAGCAATGCCGAGACGAATCAAGCCAATGAGTACCAGGATTCCTCGAAGGCAGATGAGGGTCTTGTTTTCCGTGCACATGCTGCAGTAATGAAGGTTGCCGATGAACCAGAGAAGGGTGAAGTAGAAACTTGTATTTCTCATACCAGCAATGCCGAGACGAATCAAGCCAATGAGTACCGGGATTCCTTGAAGGCAGATGAGGGTCTTGTTTTCCGTGCAGATGCTGCAGAAACGAAGGTTGCCGGTGAACAAGAGAAGGGTGAAGTTGAAAAGCTTCATGCTGATACTGTGCAGGAATCTTCAGAGCAAGACAAAGGAACTGAAGAAGTTGCTTCTAAGACTAGCCACACAGTGATGTTGAATGAGAAGCCTGTGAGCTTGTTGAAGATGCAACCTGGTTATCTCATTCCACCACAAACTGATGAGGACGAGTACTCTATATCTGATTTAGTCTGGGGAAAAGTCAGAAGCCATCCATGGTGGCCTGGACAGATATTTGATCCTTCCGATGCTTCAGAAAAGGCCATCAAGTACCACAAGAAAGACAGCTTTTTGGTTGCGTATTTTGGAGATCGTACTTTTGCTTGGAATGATGCATCTGTACTGAGGCCATTCTGTTCTAATTTCTCCCAAATTGAGAAGCAAAGTAATTCAGAAACATTTCAAAATGCTATAAGCTGTGCTTTGGAAGAGGTTTCTAGACGGGTTGAGCTTGGTCTTGCTTGCTCATGCACACCTGAAGATTCCTATGATGAGATTTCGTGTCAGATTGTGGAGAATACTGGGATTTGTGAAGAATCAAGCAAAAGATATGGAGTGGACAAATCAACTGGAGTCACTTCCTTTGGACCTGACAAGCTCATGCACTATATGAAAGCATTAGCCCTATCACCAACTTGTCGGGCTGATAGGTTGGATCTCACCATTGCTCGAGCTCAGCTAGTGGCCTTTTGTCGCTTCAAAGGATATCGTCTGCCACCCGAATTCTTGTTAAGTGGAGAATTGCTGGAAAATGATGCTGAAGTTCCACAGGCGGACAGTGCAACTGACGAAAAGGGCCATGCTTCAGAAGACAGCGAGCAACATCCCACCGGTAAAGTCTCTGCTCACAAACGTAAGCATGGTTCAAAAGGTATTTCCCAGACGAAAAAGAAAGAGCGAAGCATGTCAGAGCTTATGGTTGATGTGGAATATGAGTATTCTCTACATTGTGAAGATGACCAAGATGGAAAACCATTCACTTCTAGCAAAAAGAGGAAGGCAGTTGATTCTCTTACTGATGGATCGGACAAGAGAACAAGTGTTTATGCAGCTAAAGTGTCACCCAGAGCGTCTGTATCCCCTAAGCCGTCCTTCCGTATTGGTGAATGCATTCAAAGAGCGGCAAGCCAATTAACTCGTTCAGCCTCACTTCTGAAGTGCAACAGTGATCAAACTGGGGCTGATGTTCAATTGCAGGACTCTCCAAATGGAAAAGTTGTGACTCCGACTGAATTGCCTTCCCCGAATGAGTTGCTCTCACAACTTCAGTTGGTGGCATGGGCACCACTGAAAAgctacaacttcttaaaaactatcacttctttcttttcgGGTTTTAGAAATTCAGTTGTTTTGAGCCAGCATTCTCGGAGGCAGAATTCATCGGCCGGAAGACCTAGCGGTGGTCGAAAGAGGAAAGCTTCACAAACTGTAGCTGGGCTTGCTGAAGAATTTGAATTCGATGATGTAAATGATTCTTATTGGACAGACAGGATTGTACAAAACCATGGTGAGGAGCAGCTATTGCAGAATGGTCAGAGTGGGGAAGGAGAACGTCAGCTTACGGTTCATGATCCAGAGAAACCCAGTAAACCAGGTCGTAGACCATACTCCAGAAAACGAAAATCCAGTGCGGACGATGACACAACGCCAGGTGTTCCTCCTGAGGACATTGAGAAGAGGAAGCATGAGCCAGCAGAACTCATTTTAAATTTTGCAGAAGGTGGTCCTCTTCCATCTGAAATGAACCTTAATAAAATGTTTAGGCGGTTTGGACCGCTGAAGGAGTTAGAAACTGAAGTTTATCAGGAGTCTTCTCGTGCTAGGGTGGTCTTTAAAAGGGGTTCTGACGCAGAGGTTGCTCATAGTAGTGTGGGAAAGTTCAACATCTTTGGGTCACGGCAAGTGACTTACGAGCTCAGCTACACACCAGTTATCTCATTTAAGCCGATGCTCATTACACTTGCAGCAGATCTGGAGGGAGCTATTTGA